A stretch of Cicer arietinum cultivar CDC Frontier isolate Library 1 chromosome 5, Cicar.CDCFrontier_v2.0, whole genome shotgun sequence DNA encodes these proteins:
- the LOC101509087 gene encoding probable CCR4-associated factor 1 homolog 7 produces the protein MSVSSKGDSVQIREVWNDNLDEEFALIREIVDQFNFIAMDTEFPGVVLRPVGNFKNINDYNYQTLKDNVDMLKLIQLGLTFSDENGNLPNCGTDSSCIWQFNFREFNVSEDIFASDSIELLRQCGIDFKKNSEKGIDVNRFAELLMSSGIVLNDDVHWVTFHSGYDFGYLLKLLTCRTLPDTQTGFFDMIKIYFPVVYDIKHLMKFCNNLHGGLNKLAELLDVERVGVCHQAGSDSLLTACTFRKLRDAFFNGETEKYSGVLYGLGVEKTD, from the coding sequence ATGTCGGTTTCATCGAAAGGAGATTCGGTTCAAATTAGAGAGGTTTGGAACGATAATCTCGATGAAGAATTTGCATTGATCCGTGAAATCGTTGACCAATTCAACTTTATAGCTATGGATACTGAGTTTCCTGGAGTTGTTCTTCGTCCTGTAGGGAATTTCAAAAACATCAACGATTATAACTACCAGACTTTGAAGGATAACGTTGATATGTTGAAGCTGATTCAGTTAGGTCTCACTTTCTCTGATGAGAACGGAAACCTACCTAACTGTGGTACTGATAGTTCCTGCATCTGGCAATTCAACTTCCGGGAATTCAACGTCAGCGAAGACATCTTTGCCAGCGATTCTATCGAGCTGTTGCGTCAATGTGGAATTGATTTCAAGAAGAACAGCGAGAAAGGGATTGACGTGAACCGATTTGCCGAGCTTCTCATGTCGTCGGGGATTGTGTTGAATGATGATGTGCATTGGGTTACTTTCCATAGTGGTTATGATTTTGGTTACCTTCTGAAGCTGTTGACGTGCCGAACTTTGCCAGACACACAAACTGGATTTTTCGACATGATCAAGATTTATTTTCCTGTGGTGTATGATATCAAGCATTTGATGAAGTTCTGTAACAATCTTCACGGTGGTTTGAACAAGCTTGCGGAGTTGTTGGATGTTGAAAGGGTTGGTGTTTGCCATCAAGCTGGATCAGATAGTTTACTCACTGCTTGTACATTTAGGAAGTTGAGGGATGCATTCTTCAATGGCGAAACAGAGAAATATTCTGGTGTGTTGTATGGTTTAGGTGTTGAGAAAACAGACTAA
- the LOC101508564 gene encoding LOW QUALITY PROTEIN: CHD3-type chromatin-remodeling factor PICKLE (The sequence of the model RefSeq protein was modified relative to this genomic sequence to represent the inferred CDS: inserted 1 base in 1 codon; deleted 2 bases in 1 codon) yields the protein MSSLVERLRVRSDRKPIYNIDESDDDDFLLNKPGTSQEKFERVVRSDAKEDLCQACGESGDLLSCETCTYAYHSRCLLPPLKGPAPDNWRCPECVSPLTDIDKLLDCEMRPTVDADGDDTKLGSKQIFVKQYLVKWKGLSYLHCTWVPEKEFLKAFKNHPRLKTKVNNFHRQMDSSNTSDEDFVAIRPEWTTVDRVLACRGDNDEKEYLVKWKELSYDECYWEYESDISAFQPEIERFNRFRSRSSKLAYIKQKSRDNDDAESKKQQKEFQQYEHSPKFLSGGGSLHPYQLEGLNFLRFSWSKQTHVILADEMGLGKTIQSIAFLASLFEEGVSPHLVVAPLSTLRNWEREFATWAPQMNVIMYVGSSQARNVIREHEFYFPKKLKKIKKKKSGQIVSESKQDRIKFDVLLTSYEMINFDTASLKPIKWECMIVDEGHRLKNKDSKLFSSLKQYSSRHRVLLTGTPLQNNLDELFMLMHFLDAGKFGSLEEFQEEFKDINQEEQISRLHKMLAPHLLRRVKKDVMKELPPKKELILRVDLSSKQKEYYKAILTRNYQILTRRGGAQISLINVVMELRKLCCHAYMLEGVEPDIDDPKEAFKQLVESSGKLQLLDKMMVKLKEQGHRVLIYSQFQHMLDLLEDYCSYKKWQYERIDGKVGGAERQIRIDRFNAKNSSRFCFLLSTRAGGLGINLATADTVVIYDSDWNPHADLQAMARAHRLGQTNKVLIYRLITRGTIEERMMQMTKKKMVLEHLVVGRLKAQNINQEELDDIIRYGSKELFADEDDEAGKSRQIHYDAAAIDRLLDRDQVGHEEATLDDEEEDGFLKAFKVANFEYVDEAEAAAEEAAQKRAMETMNSSERTHYWEELLKDKFQEHKVEEFNALGKGKRNRKLMVSVEEDDLAGLEDVSSDEDDNYEAELTDGDSNSNGTTSGRRPYRKKARXYVYLLIWFCDMKDLDYLALTDVNIPLNLLAADSTEPLPLMEGEGKAFRVLGFNQNQRAAFVQILMRYGVGDFDWKEFTSRMKQKTYEEIKDYGTLFLSHIAEDITDSSTFTDGVPKEGLRIQDVLVRIAVLLLIRDKVKFASEHPQTPLFSDDILLRYPGLKGIRKWREEHDLLLLRAVLKHGYGRWQAIVDDKDLKIQEVICQELNLPVINLPLPGQMGSQVQNGANLTNAEVPSNESRENGGSDIAADGAQGSGDARNQTQLYPDSSMLYHFRDMQRRQVEFVKKRVLLLEKGVNAEYQKEYFGDPKANEVTNDELKTVPNATTNPSYKSGDTDTQMIDQLPQVETIAPEDASVACDSDPNRLKLVELYNEMCKVVEENPTLAREPEEVNAVKKLPSFEIICQDINRILTPTVEHGEVLGSKSLPTHQNDCKLDSSAEDGTKDMVTDSDPTPTEKKEGVIEMDESSDAELNENAQNSDAGVIVLDE from the exons ATGAGTAGCTTGGTTGAGAGGCTTCGTGTAAGATCAGATCGCAAGCCAATTTATAATATTGACGAATCAGATGATGATGACTTTTTGCTTAACAAACCTGGGACAAGTCAGGAAAAGTTTGAGAGGGTAGTCAGAAGTGATGCG aaagaGGATTTATGTCAAGCCTGTGGAGAAAGTGGAGATCTCCTGAGCTGTGAAACTTGCACATATGCTTATCATTCTAGGTGTTTACTTCCACCACTTAAAGGCCCTGCTCCCGACAACTGGAGGTGCCCTGAATGT GTTAGCCCACTTACTGATATTGATAAGTTATTAGACTGTGAGATGCGCCCTACTGTAGATGCGGATGGTGACGACACAAAGTTGGGGTCAAAGCAAATTTTTGTTAAACAATACCTTGTTAAGTGGAAGGGACTATCATATCTGCACTGcacatg GGTTCCAGAGAAAGAGTTTCTGAAAGCTTTTAAGAATCATCCTCGTCTGAAGACCAAAGTGAACAACTTCCACCGTCAAATGGATTCCTCCAATACTTCTGATGAAGACTTTGTTGCCATTCGCCCTGAATGGACTACAGTTGATCGAGTACTTGCTTGCAG GGGTGATAATGATGAGAAGGAATATCTGGTGAAGTGGAAAGAGCTTTCATACGATGAATGTTATTGGGAATATGAGTCTGATATTTCTGCATTTCAACCGGAAATAGAAAGATTCAATAGATTTCGTTCTCGGTCAAGCAAACTTGCTTACATCAAGCAAAAAAGCCGTGATAATGATGATGCAGAATCGAAGAAACAACAGAAAGAATTTCAACAGTATGAACATAGTCCCAAGTTTCTTTCAGGAGGAG GTTCTTTACACCCATATCAGCTTGAAGGCTTGAACTTCTTACGATTCTCTTGGTCCAAACAAACACATGTCATACTTGCTGATGAAATGGGACTTG GAAAAACCATACAGAGTATTGCTTTCTTAGCATCCCTTTTTGAAGAAGGTGTCTCTCCACATCTGGTGGTTGCTCCACTTTCAACGCTGCGAAACTGGGAGCGTGAATTTGCAACATGGGCCCCTCAAATGAATGTT ATTATGTATGTTGGATCTTCCCAAGCTCGTAATGTTATCAGAGAACACGAATTTTACTTTCCCAAGAAACTGAAGAAGATCAAGAAAAAGAAATCTGGTCAGATAGTTAGTGAAAGTAAGCAAGACAGGATTAAGTTTGATGTCCTTTTGACATCATATGAGATGATCAACTTTGACACAGCATCGTTAAAACCTATAAAATGGGAGTGCATG ATAGTTGATGAAGGTCACCGCCTCAAAAATAAggattcaaaattattttcttcattgAAGCAATATTCTAGCAGACATCGTGTTCTCTTGACTGGAACTCCTCTTCAG AACAACTTGGATGAACTTTTTATGCTTATGCATTTCCTTGATGCTGGGAAG TTTGGAAGTTTAGAGGAGTTCCAAGAAGAATTCAAGGATATCAATCAAGAGGAACAGATTTCAAGGCTTCATAAAATGCTGGCCCCGCATCTTCTGCGAA GAGTGAAGAAAGATGTCATGAAGGAACTACCTCCTAAAAAGGAACTTATTTTACGAGTTGATTTGAGCAGCaaacaaaaagaatattataaggCAATTTTGACCCGTAATTATCAGATATTAACTCGTCGTGGTGGTGCACAG atTTCTCTTATCAATGTTGTTATGGAACTGCGTAAGCTCTGTTGTCATGCTTACATGTTAGAAGGCGTTGAGCCAGATATTGACGATCCAAAAGAAGCATTCAA ACAACTGGTGGAATCATCGGGGAAGTTGCAATTGCTGGACAAGATGATGGTAAAGCTTAAAGAGCAAGGACATAGAGTTCTTATATACTCCCAATTTCAGCACATGCTTGATTTGCTTGAAGATTACTGCTCTTACAAG aaatggCAGTATGAAAGGATAGATGGCAAGGTTGGTGGAGCTGAAAGACAAATACGTATAGATCGTTTTAATGCCAAAAATTCTTCAAGATTTTGCTTCCTTCTCTCTACAAGAGCTGGGGGTTTGGGGATAAACCTTGCTACTGCTGACACAGTTGTCATATATGACAG TGATTGGAATCCTCATGCTGATTTACAAGCAATGGCTAGAGCTCATCGACTTGGCCAAACTAATAag GTGTTGATTTATAGGCTTATAACGCGAGGAACGATTGAAGAAAGGATGATGCAAATGACTAAGAAGAAAATGGTGTTAGAACACCTTGTTGTCGGGAGGCTAAAGGCTCAAAATATCAACCAg GAAGAGTTGGATGACATCATAAGGTATGGCTCAAAGGAGTTATTTGCAGACGAGGACGATGAAGCTGGAAAATCCCGTCAAATCCATTATGATGCAGCTGCTATCGATAG GTTGCTGGATCGTGACCAAGTTGGACATGAAGAGGCTACTTTGGATGATGAAGAGGAAGATGGATTTCTGAAGGCTTTTAAG GTTGCAAATTTCGAGTATGTTGATGAAGCTGAGGCTGCAGCAGAGGAGGCAGCACAAAAAAGAGCAATGGAAACTATGAACAGTTCAGAAAGAACACATTACTGGGAAGAGTTGTTAAAAGACAAGTTTCAAGAGCATAAAGTTGAAGAGTTCAATGCTTTGGGCAAAGGAAAGCGAAACCGCAAGCTG ATGGTTTCTGTTGAGGAGGACGACCTTGCTGGTCTGGAAGATGTAAGCTCTGACGAGGATGACAATTATGAAGCAGAGCTTACTGATGGTGATTCAAATTCCAATGGAACTACTTCTGGTCGAAGGCCTTATAGAAAAAAAGCAC GGtatgtatatttattaatatggtTTTGTGACATGAAAGACCTAGATTATCTGGCCTTGACT GATGTAAATATTCCTTTAAATCTATTAGCAGCAGATAGCACAGAGCCACTTCCTCTGATGGAAGGTGAAGGAAAAGCATTCAGAGTACTTGGTTTTAATCAAAATCAGAGGGCTGCATTTGTGCAAATTTTGATGAg GTACGGGGTTGGTGATTTTGATTGGAAGGAATTTACTTCCCGCATGAAGCAGAAGACTTATGAAGAAATCAAAGA TTATGGGACCCTTTTCTTGTCTCATATTGCTGAAGATATAACTGATTCCTCTACATTCACAG ATGGTGTTCCAAAAGAAGGACTCCGAATCCAAGATGTACTTGTTAGGATTGCAGTCCTGCTCTTGATAAGGGACAAA GTGAAGTTTGCATCAGAACATCCTCAAACTCCACTGTTTTCAGATGACATCTTATTACGTTATCCAGGTCTGAAGGGTATAAGGAAGTGGAGGGAGGAGCATGATTTACTTCTGCTGCGTGCTGTGTTAAA GCATGGGTATGGAAGGTGGCAAGCTATTGTTGATGATAAGGATCTGAAGATTCAGGAGGTCATCTGTCAGGAGTTGAATCTTCCTGTTATAAATTTACCGCTACCAGGACAAATGGGCTCTCAGGTGCAAAATGGTGCAAATTTGACAAATGCAGAAGTACCCAGCAATGAATCCAGGGAAAATGGTGGAAGTGACATAGCAGCTGATGGTGCCCAAGGTTCAGGTGATGCTAGGAACCAAACACAGCTATATCCAGACTCGTCCATGTTATATCATTTTAGAGACATGCAGAGAAGACAGGTTGAGTTTGTAAAAAAGAGGGTTCTTCTTTTGGAAAAAGGGGTCAATGCTGAGTACCAGAAAGAATACTTT GGTGATCCAAAAGCAAATGAAGTAACCAACGATGAACTTAAAACTGTACCCAATGCTACTACTAATCCAAGTTATAAATCAGGGGATACTGATACCCAAATGATTGATCAACTGCCACAAGTAGAAACAATAG CTCCAGAAGATGCTTCGGTTGCTTGTGATAGTGatccaaatcgattgaaattagTTGAACTTTACAATGAG ATGTGCAAGGTAGTTGAGGAAAACCCCACGTTGGCAAGAGAACCGGAAGAGGTCAATGCAGTGAAGAAGTTACCGTCCTTCGAAATCATTTGTCAAGATATCAACAGAATTCTAACACCCACAGTAGAGCACGGTGAAGTTTTGGGGTCCAAATCGCTGCCTACCCATCAAAATGACTGCAAACTTGATTCTTCAGCAGAGGATGGGACTAAAGATATGGTAACAGATTCTGATCCTACACCGACGGAGAAAAAGGAAGGCGTTATAGAGATGGATGAAAGTAGTGATGCCGAGTTGAATGAGAACGCACAGAATTCTGATGCTGGAGTCATTGTATTGGATGAGTAA
- the LOC101508241 gene encoding two-component response regulator ARR12, giving the protein MDDPSDRFPIGMRVLAVDDDPTCLFVLETLLRRCQYHVTTTSQAIKALAMLRENKDKFDLVISDVHMPDMDGFKLLELVGLEMDLPVIMLSAYGDTKLVMKGISHGACDYLLKPVRIEELKNIWQHVIRRKKSDPKEKNKTSNRDKTTSDSGGGLRSAGXXXSEENGKLNKKRKDQDEDEDEDKENDHDNEDPSAQKKPRVVWSVELHRKFVDAVNRLGIDKAVPKKILDMMNVENITRENVASHLQKYRLYLKRISCVANQQASMVAAFGSADQSYLRMAGSGHFHNNAFRSFSSSGFISSLNTPAGLNGHGFPPSGILQLGQSQNLNNSSNDQLKFQSAITPVNQNVLHGTPMSIGFDHSQNSKGVLSVQNLTTDDVKTTFPIPDQRLRLATSSSYPPSLGITNNASSSSGASRHSEFPFSMIDQSRHSDNWSSAVQLSGIQTNSFPSSECFRQTAIPPSDNMASLPLQGAYLSGQSIASLCSQSHGSLADMHSQGAFFTNPPEYGNSNLPFQGWEDHNQDAIYHSNVTCGSTNSPFSGAVVPSGLTTTNSALHRNLDTRFCDDPIQMKHAGFGELVECSSSRQPRANVVSQQKFSNNLGSLEYLVSSTMEQEQDKMKLLNGDLICDNYSL; this is encoded by the exons ATGGATGATCCAAGTGACCGGTTTCCCATCGGAATGCGTGTTCTTGCCGTCGACGACGACCCTACCTGCCTCTTTGTTTTGGAAACTCTCCTCCGGAGATGTCAATACCACG TAACCACAACTAGTCAAGCAATAAAGGCATTGGCTATGTTGAGAGAAAACAAAGACAAATTTGACCTTGTAATCAGTGATGTGCACATGCCAGACATGGATGGATTTAAGCTGCTTGAACTTGTCGGACTTGAAATGGACCTTCCTGTCATAA TGTTGTCTGCATACGGTGATACGAAGCTGGTGATGAAGGGAATTTCCCATGGAGCATGTGATTATTTACTGAAACCTGTGAGAATCGAGGAGCTAAAGAACATTTGGCAGCATGTAATTAGGAGGAAGAAATCTGATCCAAAGGAGAAAAACAAAACCAGCAACCGAGACAAAACTACTTCCGATAGTGGCGGTGGACTGAGATCAGCAGG NNNNNNNNNTTCAGAAGAAAATGGAAAGCTGAATAAGAAAAGGAAGGATCAGGATGAAGATGAAGACGAGGATAAAGAGAACGATCATGACAACGAAGACCCTTCAGCCCAGAAGAAGCCCCGGGTTGTTTGGTCTGTGGAGCTGCACCGCAAGTTCGTTGATGCTGTTAATCGGCTAGGCATTGACA AGGCTGTACCCAAAAAAATTCTTGATATGATGAATGTCGAAAATATTACAAGGGAGAACGTGGCAAGCCATCTCCAG AAGTATAGACTTTATCTGAAAAGAATTAGCTGCGTGGCGAACCAACAAGCTAGTATGGTGGCAGCCTTTGGAAGTGCAGATCAATCCTATTTGAGAATGGCTGGTTCTGGACATTTTCACAACAATGCTTTCAGATCCTTTTCATCTAGTGGCTTTATTAGTAGTCTGAACACTCCAGCTGGTCTGAATGGGCACGGATTTCCTCCTTCCGGAATACTTCAGTTGGGCCAATCACAAAATTTAAACAATTCTTCCAACGATCAACTTAAATTCCAGTCAGCCATAACTCCTGTTAATCAAAATGTTCTTCATGGAACGCCAATGTCCATAGGGTTTGATCACTCGCAAAACAGCAAGGGTGTTCTTTCTGTTCAAAATCTGACTACTGATGatgtcaaaacaacttttccCATCCCAGATCAAAGACTGAGATTGGCCACCTCTAGTTCTTATCCACCTAGCCTCGGTATCACAAACAATGCTTCTAGTTCTTCGGGAGCCTCTCGACATTCTGAATTTCCTTTCTCTATGATAGATCAAAGCAGGCATAGTGATAATTGGTCAAGTGCTGTGCAGTTATCTGGGATCCAGACAAATTCTTTCCCTTCAAGCGAGTGTTTTCGACAGACAGCTATTCCTCCTTCGGATAACATGGCTTCTTTGCCTTTGCAAGGGGCGTATCTCAGTGGTCAATCCATCGCTTCACTATGCAGTCAATCTCATGGTTCATTGGCAGATATGCACTCCCAAGGAGCGTTTTTTACTAATCCACCTGAGTATGGAAACAGTAATTTACCCTTTCAAGGATGGGAAGACCATAATCAGGATGCTATTTACCACTCAAACGTTACCTGTGGATCAACAAACTCTCCATTTAGCGGGGCTGTTGTTCCGTCGGGCCTAACCACAACTAACTCAGCCTTGCACAGAAACTTGGACACTAGATTTTGTGATGATCCCATACAAATGAAGCATGCTGGATTCGGGGAATTAGTGGAATGCAGCTCATCAAGACAGCCTAGAGCGAATGTCGTAAGCCAGCAGAAGTTCTCTAATAATCTTGGTTCACTTGAATACTTGGTGAGTTCAACGATGGAACAG GAGCAAGATAAGATGAAATTATTGAATGGAGACCTTATTTGCGATAATTACTCTTTGTGA